A window from Gemmatimonadaceae bacterium encodes these proteins:
- a CDS encoding inorganic diphosphatase, protein MIHPWRDLQPGHHPPDEVTAVIEIPRGSRNKYELDKESGFFKLDRVLYSAVHYPGDYGFIPRTLHEDGDPLDIIVRIDEPTFTGCQIASRPIGVLKMLDRGEPDDKILAVPAADPLHQEWFDIADLPQHYLSEVEHFFQIYKDLEGKRMQIVGWEKSDVAMQVVIECIERYRVTYLETGP, encoded by the coding sequence ATGATCCATCCCTGGCGCGACCTCCAGCCCGGTCACCATCCCCCCGACGAAGTGACCGCGGTCATCGAGATCCCGCGCGGCAGCCGCAACAAGTACGAACTCGACAAGGAGAGCGGCTTCTTCAAGCTGGATCGCGTGCTGTACTCGGCGGTCCACTACCCTGGTGACTACGGGTTCATTCCGCGCACGCTGCACGAAGACGGCGACCCGCTCGACATCATCGTGCGCATCGACGAGCCGACGTTTACGGGTTGTCAGATCGCCTCGCGGCCGATCGGCGTGCTCAAGATGCTCGATCGCGGCGAGCCGGACGACAAGATCCTCGCCGTACCGGCGGCCGATCCGTTGCACCAGGAGTGGTTCGACATCGCCGACCTGCCGCAGCATTACCTGAGCGAGGTCGAGCACTTCTTCCAGATCTACAAGGATCTGGAAGGCAAGCGCATGCAGATCGTGGGGTGGGAGAAAAGCGACGTGGCGATGCAGGTGGTCATCGAGTGCATCGAGCGCTATCGGGTGACGTACCTGGAAACGGGACCGTAG
- the fabF gene encoding beta-ketoacyl-ACP synthase II produces MTRRRVVVTGIGAITPIGTTRDGLWTGLRAQRSAVGPITRFDPSIFRSHIAAEVPDFSASDFIEARRARRLDRFGQFSVAASRLALNDAGIDLAAEDRDRIGAMMGTALGGVGYAEQQLGVFLRDGLRAVDAMLALTVFGGAASCNIAIEFGVHGPNSTNAMSCASGTIAIGEAFRQVRDGYADVMICGGAEAPLAPLCFGAFSLIRAMSTRNDDPASASRPFDRDRDGFVMGEGAAVLILEARDRAIARGAPVYAEMLGFGMTNDAHHMTAPRPDGVQAARAMQLALDDAHAAPGEIDYVNAHGSSTPLNDPTETLAIKATLGEHAGAIPVSGTKGYYGHALGASGAIEAAICALALDREWLPPTVNLRSADPGCDLDFVPGNGRPARITQLISNSFGFGGINAALVMRRSDQGGS; encoded by the coding sequence ATGACGAGACGCCGAGTAGTGGTCACGGGGATCGGGGCGATCACGCCGATCGGCACGACGCGCGATGGCTTGTGGACGGGGTTGCGGGCCCAGCGCAGCGCCGTGGGCCCGATCACCCGTTTCGACCCGTCGATCTTTCGATCGCACATTGCCGCCGAAGTGCCGGACTTCTCCGCGTCGGACTTCATCGAGGCGCGCCGCGCGCGCCGGCTGGATCGCTTCGGCCAGTTTTCCGTGGCCGCGTCGCGGCTCGCGCTCAACGATGCCGGGATCGACCTCGCCGCCGAAGACCGCGATCGCATCGGTGCCATGATGGGGACCGCGTTAGGCGGCGTCGGATACGCGGAACAGCAGCTCGGGGTCTTTCTCCGTGACGGACTCCGCGCGGTGGATGCCATGCTGGCGCTCACCGTGTTCGGCGGGGCGGCGAGCTGCAACATCGCCATCGAGTTCGGCGTACACGGCCCCAACTCGACCAATGCGATGAGCTGCGCCTCCGGCACCATTGCGATCGGCGAGGCGTTCCGGCAGGTCAGGGACGGGTACGCCGACGTCATGATCTGCGGTGGCGCCGAAGCCCCGCTGGCGCCACTCTGTTTTGGCGCGTTTTCGCTGATCCGGGCCATGTCCACGCGCAACGACGACCCGGCCTCGGCCTCGCGCCCGTTCGACAGGGACCGCGACGGGTTCGTGATGGGTGAGGGGGCGGCGGTGCTCATCCTCGAAGCGCGCGATCGCGCGATTGCCCGCGGCGCTCCCGTGTACGCGGAAATGCTCGGCTTCGGCATGACCAACGATGCGCACCACATGACCGCGCCGCGACCGGATGGCGTGCAGGCCGCCCGCGCCATGCAGCTCGCGCTCGACGATGCGCACGCCGCACCGGGCGAGATCGACTACGTGAACGCCCACGGCTCGTCCACGCCGCTCAACGACCCCACCGAGACCCTCGCCATCAAGGCCACACTGGGCGAGCACGCGGGCGCGATCCCCGTGTCAGGCACCAAGGGGTACTACGGTCATGCGTTAGGCGCGTCGGGCGCGATCGAGGCGGCGATCTGCGCCCTCGCCCTCGACCGGGAGTGGCTCCCTCCGACGGTCAACCTTCGCTCGGCCGACCCAGGGTGCGACCTGGATTTCGTCCCGGGGAACGGCCGCCCGGCGCGCATCACGCAGCTGATCTCCAACTCGTTCGGCTTTGGCGGCATCAACGCAGCGCTCGTGATGCGCCGTTCCGACCAGGGCGGCAGCTGA
- a CDS encoding NAD(P)/FAD-dependent oxidoreductase → MSDRRHAEVIVVGAGPAGAATATFLARNGIEVTLVDRARFPRDKPCAEYLSPQATRLLDELGALSAIEAAGPAQLTGMRVTAPDGTAFLGEFAARHGFRGFRDRGLALRRTVLDAILVDRAREAGAQIQEGVAVRDLVRDGAAVRGVVVTGDAHTTTLRAPLVIGADGLRSVVSRRLGLARQGRWPRRYAVVTHYTGVAGIGPQGEMHVFADGYAGLADVGHGVTNVAVVVPASLARDLSGDPSAFLERWLDGHAALNARFASAQRVSPVVVTGPFNQRAARAWAPGAALVGDAADFFDPFTGEGIYAALRGAELLAPYAFEVARNHADARRAAVALAAWDRARRDEFRGKARVERLVGAAVGAPAIFTHVAHSLARRRDMADLLVGVAGDFVPPDRVLRPGFLFRLLVPGRAPDRAGDDAPSSHPA, encoded by the coding sequence GTGAGCGATCGCCGGCACGCGGAAGTCATCGTCGTTGGGGCCGGCCCGGCCGGTGCGGCAACCGCAACCTTCCTCGCCCGCAACGGTATCGAGGTCACCCTCGTCGATCGCGCGCGATTTCCGCGCGACAAGCCGTGCGCCGAGTACCTCAGCCCGCAGGCCACGCGGCTGCTCGATGAACTCGGTGCGCTTTCGGCGATCGAGGCCGCGGGCCCGGCGCAGCTCACCGGCATGCGTGTCACCGCACCCGATGGCACCGCGTTCCTCGGCGAGTTTGCGGCGCGTCACGGGTTTCGCGGCTTTCGCGATCGCGGGCTGGCGCTGCGACGCACCGTCCTCGATGCCATCCTGGTCGACCGGGCGCGTGAAGCCGGCGCGCAGATCCAGGAAGGGGTCGCGGTCCGGGACCTCGTGCGTGACGGAGCGGCCGTGCGCGGCGTGGTCGTCACCGGGGACGCGCACACGACGACGCTGCGGGCGCCGCTCGTCATCGGTGCCGACGGCCTGCGCAGCGTGGTATCACGGCGGCTGGGCCTCGCGCGCCAGGGGCGGTGGCCACGCCGCTATGCCGTGGTCACGCACTACACAGGTGTTGCTGGCATCGGCCCGCAAGGCGAGATGCACGTGTTTGCCGATGGGTACGCCGGGCTGGCCGACGTGGGACACGGCGTCACCAACGTGGCCGTCGTCGTGCCTGCGTCGCTGGCCCGCGACCTGTCCGGCGATCCCTCGGCGTTTCTCGAACGCTGGCTCGACGGTCACGCCGCGCTCAACGCGCGGTTCGCCAGCGCACAGCGCGTGTCACCGGTGGTCGTGACCGGACCGTTCAACCAGCGGGCGGCCCGCGCGTGGGCCCCCGGTGCCGCGCTCGTTGGCGACGCTGCCGACTTCTTTGATCCCTTCACGGGGGAAGGAATCTACGCCGCGCTCCGCGGCGCGGAGTTGCTCGCACCGTACGCCTTCGAAGTCGCGCGCAACCACGCCGACGCCCGCCGCGCCGCGGTGGCCCTCGCCGCCTGGGACCGCGCGCGCCGCGACGAGTTCCGCGGCAAAGCGCGCGTGGAGCGACTCGTGGGCGCCGCGGTCGGTGCGCCGGCGATCTTCACACACGTGGCGCACTCGCTGGCGCGACGACGCGATATGGCCGACCTTCTGGTGGGCGTCGCCGGTGACTTCGTGCCACCTGATCGCGTGCTCCGTCCTGGGTTCCTTTTCCGACTCCTCGTTCCCGGCCGCGCGCCCGACCGCGCCGGCGACGACGCACCATCGTCGCACCCGGCATGA
- a CDS encoding DUF92 domain-containing protein, with product MTLPERLAAGAGFAALITLTARRARLLTTGGALAAFVSGTVATAAGWTWAAALLTFFTTSVLLSRWRRQARVARTADVVEKSGARDAWQVGANGGVFAAFGAASLVIDHPVVQVAGLGAIAASTADTWATEIGTAIGGTPRSITGFRQVAPGTSGGISGVGTLAMFGGAAAMGTVAVVVGFEARVALAIAAGGVSGAVADTLLGATLQARRWCPACGCTTEQSVHRCGAASTRAGGMAAMTNDTVNLVSTLVGAVVAAWVASLR from the coding sequence GTGACACTGCCCGAACGCCTCGCCGCCGGCGCGGGATTCGCGGCCCTGATCACGCTCACCGCGCGCCGTGCGCGCCTGCTCACCACGGGTGGCGCTCTGGCCGCGTTCGTGAGCGGCACCGTTGCGACCGCGGCCGGTTGGACCTGGGCGGCTGCCCTGTTGACGTTCTTCACCACCTCGGTGTTGCTGTCGCGCTGGAGGCGCCAGGCCAGGGTGGCGCGCACGGCCGACGTGGTGGAGAAGTCGGGTGCCCGCGATGCGTGGCAGGTCGGGGCCAACGGTGGCGTCTTCGCTGCGTTTGGCGCGGCGAGCCTCGTCATTGACCATCCCGTGGTGCAGGTGGCGGGGCTCGGGGCCATCGCGGCGTCGACGGCGGATACGTGGGCGACCGAGATCGGGACGGCCATCGGCGGCACGCCACGCTCGATCACCGGGTTCCGGCAGGTCGCACCGGGCACATCGGGCGGTATCAGCGGGGTCGGCACGCTCGCGATGTTCGGCGGCGCCGCGGCGATGGGAACGGTCGCCGTCGTTGTCGGGTTTGAGGCTCGTGTGGCGCTGGCGATCGCTGCCGGCGGCGTGAGTGGCGCCGTCGCAGACACGCTGCTCGGCGCCACCCTGCAGGCGCGGCGCTGGTGCCCGGCCTGCGGATGCACCACCGAACAATCTGTCCACCGCTGCGGCGCAGCATCCACGCGGGCCGGGGGAATGGCCGCCATGACCAACGACACCGTGAACCTCGTGAGTACACTCGTGGGAGCCGTGGTCGCCGCGTGGGTCGCTTCGCTCCGATGA
- a CDS encoding ABC transporter ATP-binding protein, whose protein sequence is MARVRAENVSRIYAASKASPAVNDVSFDVADGEFLVLVGPSGCGKSTTLRLIAGLETPTRGDIWIGDRRVTDVAPSARDVAMVFQSYALYPHMTVRENMAFALTLQKQPRSRIQDRVSRAATMLGLEALLDRKPRQLSGGQRQRVALGRAIVREPAVFLFDEPLSNLDAGLRAQMRRELAALHRTLGTTMIYVTHDQVEAMTLGQRIAVMREGRLLQVDTPRRLYDHPADRFTAGFIGTPGMNFARGTIDPVAGGVRLHAAPDTVVSWQGSGAASARLGAIEVELGVRAEDLEVVEPTVERSANRVNGVVDYVETLGSDLLVHVAVGRRVGEKGATLLARASARDRRVVLVGDAVEVQVASARIHLFDVASGARLAE, encoded by the coding sequence ATGGCGCGCGTTCGCGCTGAAAACGTTTCCAGAATATACGCGGCCAGCAAGGCTTCGCCGGCCGTGAACGACGTCTCCTTCGACGTGGCCGACGGCGAATTCCTGGTCCTCGTCGGACCCTCCGGGTGCGGCAAGAGCACGACCCTCCGCCTCATTGCCGGCCTCGAAACCCCCACGCGAGGGGACATCTGGATCGGAGATCGCCGAGTGACGGACGTTGCGCCCAGTGCCCGGGATGTCGCCATGGTCTTCCAGAGCTATGCCCTGTATCCGCACATGACGGTGCGCGAGAACATGGCATTCGCCCTCACCCTCCAGAAACAGCCCCGCTCCCGGATCCAGGATCGGGTGTCGCGCGCCGCCACCATGCTCGGCCTGGAGGCCCTGCTGGATCGCAAACCGCGTCAGCTCTCCGGAGGCCAGCGGCAACGCGTGGCCCTCGGTCGGGCCATCGTGCGCGAGCCGGCGGTGTTCCTCTTCGATGAGCCGCTGTCCAACCTCGACGCCGGCCTCCGGGCCCAGATGCGCCGCGAGCTGGCCGCGCTGCACCGCACGCTCGGCACGACCATGATCTACGTCACCCACGATCAGGTCGAGGCCATGACCCTGGGCCAGCGCATCGCGGTCATGCGCGAGGGCAGGCTGCTGCAAGTCGACACCCCGCGCCGCCTCTACGATCACCCGGCCGATCGGTTCACCGCGGGCTTCATCGGGACACCGGGCATGAACTTCGCCCGGGGCACGATCGATCCGGTCGCGGGTGGTGTGCGGCTGCACGCGGCGCCTGACACCGTCGTTTCATGGCAGGGCAGCGGAGCGGCCAGCGCCCGACTGGGGGCCATCGAGGTCGAACTCGGAGTGCGCGCCGAAGACCTCGAGGTCGTCGAGCCGACGGTCGAGCGCAGCGCGAATCGCGTGAACGGCGTCGTGGACTATGTGGAGACGCTCGGGAGCGACCTGCTGGTGCATGTAGCGGTGGGGCGTCGAGTCGGGGAGAAGGGCGCAACGCTGCTGGCGCGCGCATCAGCGCGCGACAGGCGCGTGGTGCTGGTGGGCGATGCCGTCGAAGTGCAGGTGGCTTCGGCGAGGATTCACCTGTTCGACGTCGCTTCGGGCGCGCGCCTGGCCGAGTAG
- a CDS encoding flavin reductase family protein: MTPSESQQFLSPDRFRELMSRFASGVTILTTLDDRDRPHGMTVSAFSSLSLVPPLVLVCVDRSATMLDVLDRATYFAVSVLSESQVALSRRFSLEEMELRFEGVAHSSGISGVPRIDGALMVVECRRRERFDAGDHAIFVGEVIGGSHDPEGRPLVHWSGTYGRMER, encoded by the coding sequence ATGACCCCATCCGAGTCGCAGCAGTTCTTGTCGCCCGATCGATTCCGGGAGCTGATGAGTCGCTTCGCCAGCGGCGTCACCATTCTCACGACCCTCGACGACCGCGACCGCCCGCACGGCATGACCGTGAGCGCATTCTCCTCGCTTTCGCTCGTTCCTCCGCTCGTGCTCGTCTGCGTTGACCGCAGTGCGACCATGCTCGACGTGCTCGATCGCGCGACGTATTTCGCGGTGAGCGTGCTGTCCGAATCGCAGGTCGCGCTCTCGCGCCGCTTCTCGCTCGAGGAGATGGAACTCCGCTTCGAGGGCGTCGCCCACTCGTCAGGCATCAGCGGGGTGCCCCGGATCGACGGCGCCCTCATGGTGGTCGAGTGTCGTCGGCGCGAACGCTTCGATGCCGGGGATCACGCGATCTTCGTCGGCGAAGTGATCGGCGGATCGCACGACCCCGAAGGCCGCCCGCTGGTGCACTGGAGCGGAACCTACGGCCGCATGGAGCGCTGA
- a CDS encoding aquaporin, translating to MVTHRRAAISEFIGTFAIVFVGSGSLMMSSHSGSQASLLAAGIAYAMTLAGVIAALAAVSAHFNPALTAAFVLTRRTKPMDGAVKVAAQLAGAISGAYLLAATFPPEVAQATRLGGTQFSLDVSLASGIALEAVTTAMLAITVCGLGAIGARPPIVGVVVGFIVGALILCIGPLTGASLNPARSLGPALASGIWEGHLAYWIGPIIGAIGGTLLWDFGLAERAAAPVAVPVPDADTSVRHGKRK from the coding sequence ATGGTCACCCATCGTCGCGCCGCAATCTCGGAGTTCATCGGCACGTTCGCCATCGTGTTCGTCGGCAGCGGATCGCTGATGATGTCCTCCCATTCCGGGAGCCAGGCGTCGCTGCTGGCCGCCGGGATCGCCTACGCGATGACACTGGCCGGCGTGATCGCGGCGCTCGCTGCCGTGTCCGCGCACTTCAATCCCGCGCTCACCGCGGCCTTTGTGCTCACACGACGCACGAAGCCGATGGACGGCGCGGTGAAAGTCGCCGCACAGCTCGCCGGCGCCATCTCGGGCGCCTACCTGCTGGCAGCCACCTTTCCCCCCGAGGTGGCCCAGGCCACGCGGCTCGGCGGTACGCAGTTCTCGCTCGACGTGTCCCTCGCCAGCGGGATCGCCCTCGAAGCCGTGACCACCGCGATGCTCGCTATCACGGTCTGCGGGCTCGGGGCCATCGGCGCGAGGCCGCCCATCGTCGGTGTCGTCGTCGGATTCATCGTCGGCGCCCTGATCCTGTGCATCGGGCCGCTCACCGGTGCCTCGCTCAACCCCGCGCGCTCGTTAGGCCCGGCACTGGCTTCGGGAATCTGGGAGGGCCACCTCGCCTACTGGATCGGCCCCATCATCGGCGCCATCGGCGGAACGCTGCTCTGGGACTTTGGGCTGGCAGAGCGCGCGGCGGCCCCGGTAGCCGTCCCGGTGCCCGACGCGGACACCAGCGTCAGGCACGGAAAGCGCAAGTAA
- a CDS encoding aminopeptidase P family protein has protein sequence MPTLTPTSLPAVQQALRDAGLDGWLLFEFRGLNPIALQVIGLDAFLSRRVFVYVPAEGVPVAITHHIEQTVWHAWPAAWRRERYSAWTTLEELLQQIVGGRRIAMEYSPGNAVPFVDRVPAGMLEMIRGMGATVVSSADLVSRFNATWSPEQLASHERAAEHLRRIAHEAFAFAGDEARRGAPVHEHEVQSRILEGFARAGLETYSPPNVSVGANAADPHYEPSADHPQLITSGNIVLIDLWAREPGGVYADQTWMAVLGAPSERAREIWLAIRDARDAAVTYIRERLAAGDAVSGAAADDAARAVITGRGYGDVFTHRTGHSIDAREVHGSGPNLDNLETRDLRTLIDGVGFSIEPGIYLRGELGMRTEVNGFIQGRDLLITPREIQAELIIL, from the coding sequence ATGCCAACGCTGACTCCGACGAGCCTGCCGGCCGTCCAGCAGGCCCTCAGGGACGCCGGCCTCGATGGGTGGCTCCTCTTCGAGTTCCGCGGCCTCAACCCGATCGCCCTGCAGGTGATCGGGCTCGATGCCTTCCTGTCGCGGCGGGTCTTTGTCTATGTACCGGCCGAGGGCGTGCCGGTGGCCATCACCCACCACATCGAGCAGACCGTGTGGCACGCCTGGCCGGCCGCGTGGCGTCGGGAGCGCTACAGTGCCTGGACCACACTCGAGGAACTCCTGCAGCAGATCGTTGGGGGCCGGCGCATCGCCATGGAGTACTCGCCGGGCAACGCTGTGCCCTTCGTCGACCGGGTGCCGGCCGGGATGCTGGAGATGATTCGCGGCATGGGCGCCACGGTCGTGTCCTCGGCCGACCTCGTCTCGCGCTTCAATGCCACCTGGAGCCCGGAGCAACTCGCGTCACACGAGCGCGCCGCCGAGCACCTCCGTCGCATCGCGCACGAGGCGTTCGCGTTCGCGGGCGATGAGGCTCGACGCGGCGCGCCCGTGCATGAGCACGAAGTCCAGTCGCGGATCCTCGAGGGCTTCGCGCGCGCGGGGCTCGAGACCTACTCGCCGCCCAACGTGTCGGTCGGCGCCAACGCAGCGGATCCGCACTACGAGCCCTCCGCCGACCACCCGCAGCTCATCACCTCGGGCAACATCGTGCTGATCGACCTGTGGGCCCGCGAGCCAGGCGGCGTTTACGCCGACCAGACCTGGATGGCAGTGCTTGGCGCGCCGAGCGAGCGCGCCCGGGAGATCTGGCTGGCCATTCGCGATGCCCGTGACGCCGCCGTCACCTACATTCGGGAGCGTCTTGCCGCCGGAGATGCGGTGAGTGGCGCCGCGGCAGATGACGCGGCGCGCGCGGTGATCACCGGCCGCGGATACGGTGACGTCTTCACGCATCGCACCGGGCATTCCATCGACGCGCGTGAGGTCCACGGCTCGGGGCCAAATCTGGACAACCTCGAGACGCGTGACCTGCGCACCCTCATCGATGGCGTCGGCTTCTCCATCGAGCCGGGGATCTACCTGCGCGGCGAGCTCGGCATGCGCACCGAGGTCAACGGTTTCATCCAGGGACGCGACCTGCTCATCACCCCGCGCGAGATCCAGGCCGAGCTGATCATCCTCTGA
- a CDS encoding beta-glucosidase has product MRFPPDFLWGASTSAYQVEGSPLADGAGPSIWHRFAHSPGLTANNETGDVACDHYRRYADDVALMRDLGLNAYRFSISWSRVLPEGTGRVNEKGLDFYRRLVDALLAAGITPNATLYHWDLPAALDDRGGWLNRDIADWFADYASVMGHALGDRVGMWATLNEPWVVTDGGYLFGALAPGHRNRFEAPIASHQLMRAHGAGVQALRAAGARSVGLVVNIEPKYPATDSAADAAAVSRADAYMNRQYLDPAICGAYPTEMLDVFGDAWPAHAPADLALIRQPLDFVGINYYTRGVIRDEPSAHPVRAAYVKQPHATYTETGWEVFPEALTRTLCWFRDRYGDIPLYVTENGAAFYDPPKASNGRVQDPLRVAYFRAHLRAVAEAMAAGVNVRGYFAWSLLDNFEWSLGYSKRFGIVHVDYETLARTPKDSAHFYRDVIRSHGEALSNGD; this is encoded by the coding sequence ATGCGATTTCCGCCCGACTTCCTCTGGGGTGCGTCGACGTCGGCGTACCAGGTTGAAGGCTCTCCCCTCGCCGATGGCGCGGGACCGAGCATCTGGCATCGATTTGCTCACTCCCCCGGTCTGACGGCCAACAACGAAACCGGCGACGTCGCCTGCGATCACTACCGACGTTATGCCGACGACGTCGCGCTGATGCGCGACCTCGGCCTCAACGCGTACCGGTTCAGCATCTCGTGGTCGCGCGTGCTCCCCGAAGGCACCGGGCGCGTGAACGAGAAGGGCCTCGACTTCTACCGTCGACTCGTCGACGCGCTGCTCGCCGCGGGCATCACGCCGAACGCCACGCTCTACCACTGGGATCTCCCGGCAGCCCTGGATGATCGCGGCGGGTGGCTCAATCGTGACATCGCCGACTGGTTCGCCGACTACGCGTCGGTGATGGGTCACGCGCTGGGTGACCGTGTGGGGATGTGGGCGACGCTCAACGAGCCGTGGGTCGTCACCGACGGCGGCTACCTCTTTGGCGCCCTCGCGCCGGGACATCGCAATCGCTTCGAGGCGCCGATCGCCTCGCATCAGTTGATGCGGGCGCACGGTGCCGGCGTGCAGGCGTTGCGCGCCGCCGGCGCCAGGTCCGTGGGCCTCGTCGTGAACATCGAGCCCAAGTATCCGGCCACCGACTCCGCGGCCGACGCGGCCGCCGTGTCGCGCGCCGACGCGTACATGAACCGACAGTACCTCGACCCGGCGATCTGCGGCGCCTATCCGACCGAGATGCTCGACGTCTTTGGTGACGCGTGGCCCGCGCACGCGCCCGCCGACCTTGCGCTCATCCGGCAGCCCCTCGACTTCGTGGGCATCAACTACTACACGCGCGGCGTGATCCGCGACGAGCCTTCGGCGCACCCGGTTCGGGCCGCGTACGTGAAGCAGCCCCACGCGACCTACACCGAGACGGGCTGGGAGGTGTTCCCCGAAGCCCTCACGCGCACGTTGTGCTGGTTCCGTGATCGGTACGGCGACATTCCGCTCTACGTAACCGAAAATGGCGCGGCCTTCTACGACCCGCCGAAGGCCAGCAACGGTCGCGTGCAGGATCCGTTGCGCGTGGCGTACTTCCGTGCACACTTGCGCGCCGTCGCCGAGGCCATGGCCGCGGGCGTGAACGTGCGCGGATACTTCGCATGGTCGCTGCTCGACAACTTCGAATGGAGCCTGGGCTACTCCAAGCGCTTCGGGATCGTCCACGTCGACTACGAAACGCTCGCCCGCACGCCCAAGGACAGCGCGCATTTCTACCGGGACGTGATCCGCTCCCACGGCGAGGCCCTCTCGAACGGCGACTGA
- a CDS encoding carbohydrate ABC transporter permease, producing MLSLSLMPTGEANAFPPRLLPTRVTFEHYRTLFTRMDMWRYVANSAFLASTVTLISVLLNGMAGYAFAKLRFRGRDGLYRALAGALVIPGQVTMLPLFLMVKQLGLVNTWAGAMIPWLASIFGIFLVRQYAFSIPEDLIDAARVDGASEWRIFRSIVVPVIRPILLTLAVFTFMGAWNDFLWPLIVLSNDQRYTLPVALANLSLEHVQDTELMMAGAVLTVLPVLVLFLAMQRYYMDGITAGSVK from the coding sequence ATGCTCTCCCTCTCGCTCATGCCGACGGGCGAAGCCAACGCGTTCCCGCCACGGCTGCTGCCCACACGCGTGACCTTCGAGCACTACCGCACGCTGTTCACGCGCATGGACATGTGGCGCTACGTCGCCAACTCCGCGTTCCTCGCTTCGACCGTGACGCTCATCTCCGTGCTCCTGAACGGCATGGCAGGCTACGCGTTCGCGAAGCTCCGCTTTCGCGGCCGCGACGGCCTCTATCGCGCGCTGGCCGGAGCGCTCGTGATCCCGGGCCAGGTGACCATGCTGCCGCTGTTCCTCATGGTGAAGCAGCTCGGGCTGGTGAATACGTGGGCCGGTGCGATGATTCCCTGGCTGGCCTCGATCTTCGGCATCTTCCTCGTCAGGCAGTACGCGTTCTCGATTCCGGAGGATCTGATCGATGCCGCGCGGGTGGACGGGGCGAGCGAGTGGCGCATCTTCCGGAGCATCGTGGTGCCGGTCATCCGGCCGATTCTGCTCACGCTCGCCGTGTTCACGTTCATGGGCGCGTGGAACGACTTCCTGTGGCCCCTCATCGTGTTGAGCAACGATCAGCGATACACGCTCCCCGTTGCCCTGGCCAACCTCTCGCTCGAGCACGTGCAGGATACGGAGCTGATGATGGCCGGTGCGGTGCTCACCGTGTTGCCGGTGCTCGTGCTGTTTCTCGCGATGCAGCGCTACTACATGGACGGCATCACGGCCGGGAGCGTGAAGTGA
- a CDS encoding methyltransferase domain-containing protein has product MFAPARRRGHEILDAPDVPETLRRRSHRDIAISNRWLGGSRALSHALRAAFEPFRGTSLSLLDVGSGSGENLDLAHRVAARSSTDIRSVALDVDERLARVCGSRGSGVCGSALALPFADRAIDVVVCSLLVHHFSGDDLTRVVRELHRVARYRVIIHDLRRSWVAAGGLWLASFPLGFHPVSRHDGVTSVLRGFTERELERLVTDATGTRPMVTRRLGYRLIASWAGERPAAEQGST; this is encoded by the coding sequence ATGTTCGCCCCCGCTCGCCGGCGCGGCCACGAGATTCTCGATGCGCCCGACGTGCCGGAGACGCTGCGTCGTCGCTCGCACCGGGACATCGCCATCTCGAACCGCTGGCTCGGCGGGTCGCGCGCGCTCTCGCATGCCCTGCGCGCCGCCTTCGAGCCCTTTCGCGGGACCTCGCTTTCGCTGCTCGACGTCGGGAGTGGATCGGGCGAGAACCTCGACCTCGCGCACCGCGTCGCGGCACGATCGTCGACCGACATCCGATCGGTTGCGCTCGACGTAGACGAACGATTGGCGCGAGTCTGCGGGAGCCGCGGGAGCGGCGTCTGTGGCTCGGCGCTCGCCCTCCCCTTTGCCGATCGCGCGATCGACGTCGTTGTGTGTTCGCTCCTCGTGCATCACTTCAGCGGCGACGACCTCACCCGCGTCGTGCGCGAGCTGCATCGCGTCGCCAGATACCGCGTCATCATCCACGACCTGCGCCGCTCGTGGGTGGCGGCCGGCGGGCTCTGGCTCGCCTCGTTCCCGCTGGGCTTCCATCCGGTGAGCCGGCACGATGGCGTCACCTCGGTCCTGCGCGGCTTCACGGAACGCGAACTCGAACGGCTCGTCACAGACGCCACCGGGACGCGACCGATGGTCACGCGCCGACTCGGCTATCGGCTCATAGCGAGCTGGGCCGGGGAACGCCCCGCCGCCGAACAGGGTTCTACCTGA